AGGCCAGGCAGCTCCACACCGTGGAGGCCTCCACCCGGCTCGATGCGGTGGCCTCCGCCGGCTTCGGGATCTCCCGCAACCGGATGGTGACCCTGATCCGCAACGGAGCCGTTCGGCTCAACTGGGCCGTGACCACCCGCCCGGGCCAGGAGTTGCAGGCGGGGGATCGGGTGCAGTTGAGCGGTCGTGGCGAGCTGCAGGTGGGCACGATCACGGCGACGAAACGGGACCGCTGGCGCATCGCCCTGGTGCGGCAGTGAGAGCGCCCGCCGCAATGGAGCGGTCCGGAGGGGGAGACGACAGGCCTGCTGCTAGGTTTCACTGGCTCTGTTCAGCGGAGTGCTGCGAACAGTCCTCGGATGTTCGACGCACCGGAGTTGCGACGTCATCGCCCCCGCGAACCTGTCTGCGACACCGGCCCATGCAGTTCCCACTGCATCCCATGCGGTTCCCGCTGCATCTGAACAGGATGCAGAATCAGAACAGAATCCCATGAACATCGCCAGCGATGTTCACTGCAGGAGCACGGGCGATTAGCTCAGAGGTAGAGCACTACCTTGACACGGTAGGAGTCACTGGTTCGATTCCAGTATCGCCCACTTCCACATCAGCGCCCACCAGCGCCTTCCCCGATGTCCACCCCGGCCCAGGATGCCTCGGTTGTCGTTGGGCTCGGTCGCTCAGGCTGTGGTGCCGCAAAGCTGCTGCAAAGCCTGGGGCAGCGTGTGTGCCTGATCGAGTCCGTCGACACACCCGAAGCGCAGGCTCGGGCGAACACCCTCCGGCAGCTGGGGATCGATGTGAGGCTCGGCGTCCCCCTGGACAGCTCGAGCCTCAGCCAGCTGGATCGGCAGCTCGAGGGTGGCCTGCACCGGTTGATCCTCAGTCCGGGCATCCGCTGGGACCTGCCGGTGCTCAACGAGCTCAGGAGCCGGGGCATCCGGATCCATGGCGAGCTCGTTCCGGCCTGGGAGGCCAGCCGTCCCGTGCCCTGGATCGGCATCACGGGGACCAACGGCAAGACCACCGTGACGCACCTCGTGCACCATCTGCTGCAGGCCAGCGGCCTGGATGCCCCGATGGCGGGCAATGTGGGCGTTTCGGCAGCGGAACTGGTGCTCGAGCGCCGCAGCAGCACGGCGGGACTGCCCACCTGGATGGTGGTGGAACTGAGCAGCTATCAGATCGAGGCCGCGCCCGAGGTGGCCCCCCGCATCGGCATCTGGACCACCCTGACTCCGGACCACCTGGAGCGGCACGGCACGCTGAGGGCATACCGGGCAATCAAGCGCAGCCTTCTGGAGCGCAGCATGGTCCAGGTGCTCAACGGCGATGATCCTGATCTGCGGGACCATGCCGCCAGCTGGCCGCAGGCCTGCTGGGTGACAGCCGGGCCCCGCCAGGGGCTGCCGGGGGAGATCCGACCCCGCCTCTGGGTCGAGGCAGGACGGGTCATGCACGACTGGCACGGCACCTGCCAGAACCTGATGGCCGCCGACTGCCTCGCCATGCCAGGGGAGCACAACCGACAGAACATGATGCTGTCGATCGCCGCCGGCCTTGAAGCCGGCCTGAGCGGGGAGCAGATGGAGCGGGCCTTCCGGAGCTTCCCCGGGGTACCCCATCGCCTGGAGCGCATCCACGAGCACGGCGGTGTGACCTACTACAACGACAGCAAGGCCACCAACTACGACGCCGCGGAGGTGGCCGTGCGGGCGCTGGCGGGGCCTCTGGTGGTGCTCGCCGGGGGGCAGGCCAAGATCGGGGAAGCCGGCGGCTGGCTGGAAGCCCTGAAGCAGAACGCCCGCGCCGTGGTGCTGTACGGCGCGGCCCAGGCCGAATTCCAGTCGCTGCTCGAGGGAGCTGGCTTCGACGGCGCGATTCACCTCTGCGGCGGTCTGGAGGAGGCTGTTCCCCGGGCGCGGGCGCTGGCCCTGGAGCTCCACTGCCGCGCCGTGCTGCTCTCGCCGGCGTGCGCCAGCTTCGATCAGTACGCCGACTTCGAAGCCCGCGGGGAGCATTTCCGCTCCCTGGTGCTCACGCTTGCCCGCTGAGCTGCCGAAGGGGAAGGGGCCGGGTCCAGCTGCCAGGCGGTGCTCCGTAGCATGACCCCAAGCAGGCAGACGCCATGGCCTACTGGTTGATGAAAAGCGAACCTGAGGTGTACGGCATTCAGGACCTCGAGCGCGAAGGCACAACCCTCTGGGATGGGATTCGCAACTATCAGGCTCGCAACTTCATGCGCAGCATGAAACCGGGCGACCTGGCTTTCTTCTATCACTCCAACACCAAGCCACCGGGCGTTGTCGGTCTGATGGAGGTGATCGAGACCCTGCTGATCGATCCAAGCCAGTTCGATCCCGCCTCCAAGTATTTCGATGCCGCCTCCAAACCGGAAAGCCCCCGCTGGGACTGTGCCCGGCTTCGCCACCGCAGGACGTTTCCCAGGATGCTCAGCCTGGAGGCCCTCAGGCAGGCGTTCGAGCCCGAAGAGCTGGGGGTGGTGAAGCGCGGGAACCGTCTCTCGATCCTGCCCGTGCCTGACGCCACGGCCCGCACTCTGCTGCACCTCCTGGAGGGCTGATGCCGGAGCCCGGGGTTGCAACGCCGCCCGCCATCGCCATCCGGCGCGCCGTGGAGGAGGGCTGGGGAGCCTTCAGCCGAGCGCCCGTGCCCTTCGTGGCCTTCACCCTGGTGACCGGCGCCATCAACCTGGTGGGGCAGCTGACCATTCAGGCTCAGCAGGAGCAGCTGCTCACCCCCTTCGGACAGCCCGATCGCCGTGCCGAGCTGACCCTGATCCTGGCCTGGATCGGCTGGGGACTCAGCAACCTCTGGCTGGCGCTGGGGTTGCTGCAGGGTGCCCACCAGGCTCTCGGCCATCACCGCCCCCGTCTGCGCCGGATGCTGCGCCCCGACGGCAGGGCGATGCTGCGGGGAGGGGGCACCCTCGCCCTGGTTCTGCTGGTGCTCAGCCTGATCGCGCGGCTGGCCCAGGCCAGTGCCTGGCTGATCGCCCTGATTCAGCCGGCACTGGCGTGGCTGCCTCTGCTGGCGGGATGGGCCGTGGGGATCTATCTGGTCACCGACCAGCTGCTCTGTCTGCCGATCAGCGTGCTCGGCCCAGCGGCCCCCCTGAGGGCATTCCGCCTCGGACGCCAGGCGATCGATCCCCACTGGCTCCAGGCGCTCGGGCTCACCCTGGTGCTGGGCCTGGTGGTGCTGGCCGGATTTCTGTTCCTGCTGATCGGACTGGCCATCACCTTGCCCGTGGCCACCTGCATCCAGGTGGCGGCCTACCGCCAGCTGTTTCCCGGACCGCCGGACCCGGAAGCGCCAGCGTGAGTCCGGCGTCGCCGCCACGCCCCCGTCAGAACGGGCGAAGGCCGGACTGGCCGGGAAACAGATTGGCCAGATAACAGCGGGTGAGCTCGCGGTTTCTCACACCGTTCTGCACCAGGAAACCGGCCAGGGCCGCCTGCACCAGGCGGTACTGGTCCCAGTTGGGGTGGCTTTCGAGGAACCGCCGCATCGACAGCACCAGCTCCTCCGGCACCCGGGCCTGGAGGCTCACGGTGCCGGGGTCCGCGGAGCGAGGCGTCCGCAGGCCTGCCGCTGGCGGCCCATCACCGGGCCCGAGCTGCCCATGGCTGCACCCTTGGCTCCACCCGTGGCTGCAGGACATCACCACCAGATCCCGAAGTGGGCACCAGTAGTCCACAGCTGCCCACCCACGTCAAATCGCTGGCCGCGGGGGCGGGGCGTCCCCCTCCCATCCTGAGATCGTCCGCCACACCTGCATGGTGGCCGGCCTGCTCCCCACCGCACCCCCCCACAAAGGCCCTGGCCGGGCCTGTCAAGGGTCCGGGGATTTCCCCACCCCCCGGCAGCCCTTCTCCCCAGCACGGGGCAGCCGTGAGCAGCGGCGGTGGCAGCGGTCTGGAAAAGCTGGGGAAAACCCAGGCCGTGGCTGGGGAACCCGGATCGATCAGCAATGCTGATTCCCCCAGACGAGGGGCCTG
This portion of the Cyanobium sp. NIES-981 genome encodes:
- the murD gene encoding UDP-N-acetylmuramoyl-L-alanine--D-glutamate ligase codes for the protein MSTPAQDASVVVGLGRSGCGAAKLLQSLGQRVCLIESVDTPEAQARANTLRQLGIDVRLGVPLDSSSLSQLDRQLEGGLHRLILSPGIRWDLPVLNELRSRGIRIHGELVPAWEASRPVPWIGITGTNGKTTVTHLVHHLLQASGLDAPMAGNVGVSAAELVLERRSSTAGLPTWMVVELSSYQIEAAPEVAPRIGIWTTLTPDHLERHGTLRAYRAIKRSLLERSMVQVLNGDDPDLRDHAASWPQACWVTAGPRQGLPGEIRPRLWVEAGRVMHDWHGTCQNLMAADCLAMPGEHNRQNMMLSIAAGLEAGLSGEQMERAFRSFPGVPHRLERIHEHGGVTYYNDSKATNYDAAEVAVRALAGPLVVLAGGQAKIGEAGGWLEALKQNARAVVLYGAAQAEFQSLLEGAGFDGAIHLCGGLEEAVPRARALALELHCRAVLLSPACASFDQYADFEARGEHFRSLVLTLAR
- a CDS encoding EVE domain-containing protein; the encoded protein is MAYWLMKSEPEVYGIQDLEREGTTLWDGIRNYQARNFMRSMKPGDLAFFYHSNTKPPGVVGLMEVIETLLIDPSQFDPASKYFDAASKPESPRWDCARLRHRRTFPRMLSLEALRQAFEPEELGVVKRGNRLSILPVPDATARTLLHLLEG
- a CDS encoding DUF2811 domain-containing protein, which produces MSLQARVPEELVLSMRRFLESHPNWDQYRLVQAALAGFLVQNGVRNRELTRCYLANLFPGQSGLRPF